The Manduca sexta isolate Smith_Timp_Sample1 chromosome 1, JHU_Msex_v1.0, whole genome shotgun sequence sequence GTCCTTCCCGCCGGACCGCGGCGATTCCAACCAAAGAACGATacaaaaaaacgataaaaagaAAGAGGACAAACACGATACTGTTGGTGCTCCTTGTTCGAGAAAACCTGAGAAACGAGAAGCGAAGATTTTGGACGCTAAAGATAAGAAGGTTATCAgagaaaaatatactttaaggtTAAGAAGTTTGAACCATGTGAATTCAGAATTgtctaaaaatgaaattaacgCCAGTAAACAGGTTGATTACAAGAATGGTAAGTAATTTCTTACCAATATTACTGCGGTCGAGggataattatctctcgtcagtcgacattctattgagcCCCAcgccatttaccatcaggtagacAGTGGAATCGTGCCTGtatgaaaaatgataaaaaatcgaTCAATTTTTTATGCTATCAAAGGAGGCCAGTCTTGAGCAGTGGACAACTATAGCTGatgattttattgttacagTTGAAAAGATAAAAAAGCCGCTAAACACCGAAACAGAAACGCCAAAAGTGAAAGAGAGTTATTCGAACAACTCGAAAAATTCCGGCAAATCCGAAAAACCGGAATATGATACAAGACGTAAACCGgttatcaaaacaataatgtCGAAGAACGACACTATGAGGATCTTCAAGGCGGTCACTTTTGTCGACCAGAAAAAAAAACCAATGACGcctctaaaaataaacataccaaACGATATTAGCAAGAAACCGAAGCCTATCGAGACGTTTAAGCCTAAAGTAAAAGCCACTGTTAGCCGGGTTAGTGTTAAAGAAAAGCCGGTAATGAAAAAGACAGGTAAATGTCGTAGAATGAGAAGGCATGTGACGTCACCCGATATGTCGGTTACACGTCGGGTCCGATCGCCTCCGACAGAAGTTGCGAAGTGGGCGCCAACTTCTATCAACCATCACACAAAGCCGTATTACGAAGCCTGGGTCGATACCACTTTGACGGCTTTTTCGAAGAATAACAAGGATCAACAGTTTTTGGATAAGCAGGCGATTATTAGGTCTTTTAAAAGGGCGTTTGAGGATAGGCCTTTGAGTCCCGAGTTGATGTATGAGAAGTTGTCCGATGAAAAATTTACTGGTCGTATTAAAGTGAGGCTGAGATGATTTTATcgatttgtttcttttatattttatgccggccagttggaaccggcgtgatggtaagcgatatgaccctccataaacagtagaaacaccaacaccttgaattacaaagtattgtttggtattctactgcactcgccatcttgagacatgagatgttaagttttatgaagtcctacaaataatacaaatttactcgatcagctgtaagtcaagccGCAATCTTGCCTCTTcagtttaaactaggaaccggcgatgtttttgacagatatttaagcaattcttaatcacctcaacgctaaaacaaatttataagtaagactgataatgtccagtagttacactggctacaatgttcttcaaaccgaaagtCAACAGTGAATATACAGTGCTcgcagaaatagactttgcggtggtacctacgaaggcggactcacatatgaaGGCCTATATAATCCTGACAACCAGAAATTAAACAACCATtgaattcaattttttattacaactttTTTACTACACCTTCGCTTAATAAACTAGAGTAGTGTCTTTTACAAACTTACCCACACTTATATTGACTAATCGCAGTTTATAAACGATCCCTATCTACTATTAATCCATTGTGAAAATAagccaatcagaacaaagcttttgttaaacgctctttttacagtattaacattatattagcaagtaattacagaatacaattttagacattttttgactacTTGCAatcagagagaataatagaatagggGGAGTGAAAAATCTCCAAAAATTGCGTTGTGTAACACTTGAACGTCCccttattgaaaaaaaaacttggaagatatgaaatattaacaaaaataaagcaCTTCACAAATTTTGTGATGTAAACAAGCTCGCTTCCTTgtatatcacaaaaataaagGTAAACTTAAAActagattacaaaaaaaaattaccaccaTAAGGTAACggttaagataataaaaatgcattttcgAAATATAAATGCGATTTCTATTAACTAAAAAACAACACACTGTGTGTCATAAATAAAGGGAAaacaattgaaatttattacagggtcattttgacattgcgttactaaatgaaaccacatacttatcttattGAAGATAACACTTTATATTAAGTTATCCGTAgatgtaataaagaaaataaaaaagtgtaagttttacagaaaataaatattaataaaaagtgattttaattttacgcgccctaatgccactactactactactactactaagagaattcgtcgcaacaacataatcataaaataattaaaacaagaatttttggtaatatttattattaaaggatGTTTTTAGCAAATCGTTTCAATTATGaatgtaatgtcaaaatgaccctgtgtaataaaaaaaaatagaaaaacagaagTGATATTACTGTTTTTATACTTTCTTGTACTTGAGAGGTGAAAACCTGGTGACAAAAAACATAAGCCTTTTCTACATCGGGTGGCATTCTCCAcatcattgattcccaaagagACCCAGGAGGACCCCAGGGGTCTCGGGAAACTGAGGcttcacaattcgtaagcgcCCACGAAATTTTTTCTGATTTGATAGAAAGAACTAAAATGtcggcttgacttcacctatcaatataggcagataatattgataggggtcctAGGCAGGTTGGTAAGGCACGGTGGCCCCAAATATAACTGTCCAATCGCACCCCGTGAAAGCTGGGTGTTAGTGGTAATGTattccgcgaaacaaaaaaaaggtcCATCGGAACCAGCAAAActttgaaagtggtctatgagaaaaaaaagttagGAAACCTCTGATTTAGAGTATTTCTAATACTAATGTatataacgaaatagtttttacaaaatatcaaaaaatactgTCGTatcagtttttttgtttattttatactttcgttttatatattatttgataaaacgaaagtattaagaataaaaaaaaaacagatgacATAAAAAACAGATTCTAGGAAAGACGATAcctaaaaaaatgtatggataCATCGCATTGTAATGTGCAATTGGAAACTGAATTAAAATCACATGTTTCTTATATTgacatggcaaagtgacccacctgatggtaagtggagtgcggtccaatagaatgtcgactgacgagagatgattacccctcagtcgacacaattatgcctgttggactatacacaggctgatcaacgcgacacacgtgagccactatggcgggtttgaacaccttgtgcacggtcgctatcagggcggatataaaatatatcctaccacccgCAAGACTTGTTTAAgacattttatttcgaaagaTTTGAGTAGTCAATCCAAACCAGAAACCTACATCATTTTTATCTGATACTGACTCAGGGAGACttcaataatgttattttttagattaACTCTTTAAGTTGATCAAAATGTTTTGTCATTTAAAGTGTGTTATTGTTCCGAACCCACCATTTTAAGTAATCTggtaaaacatgtttttattaaaaaatcatattaaaccGCAATGTAAGTTACGATCTgcatgtgaaatattttttgtcgatATTTTGTTAATCGACCCTGTAAAATTACTGGAATAAAGTTACGGAAAAACAGGTAAATTTCAAATGCATGAAATGAGCATGCATCTCTTTCTGTCACATTATCCAAGCCATAAGGTAATATAGTATCAACATATATATTAAGTAGCCATCTGAGAATGTCTTCTATGGCTTTAGTAATTGTTCTCTGTAACGGGTAGCTGTCAAATAAGAgaaatagcaaactgtgacgtcaccgagtgtGACTGGCCATAACAGTACGTGCGTGAGAAATATATAGCACGATATAATGTATTcacacatattaatatttaattacaacctGTATTTGACCTTCATTCTGCAATACACGATTGCTATTCTACTCTATATGAATAGCCAATTAAAGCCAGAACTTCCAAAAACACCTTAGGGGCGTGGAATTATGTAAAAAGTTCCGAAATGCCACAAGACGCTAAACACAGGCTCTAAAGATTTCTATACAAACCAATTATAAatgcatccagcgacctctaTCGCTAGAAACGGGAaatgtatgaatataatttaaatttgaaagtaACCATTTAGGTTTTAAAGAAGGAAAGTTAATTTGAATCCTTTGCCGTGGTAAGTTAAAGCTACGTAGCTTTATAAACATCACGGACataagaatttataataaatcttgaTGGATAAAATTTTGACCTCACCGAACCTTCGAAcgtatctgacattcttagcaAAGGCCAAGTCAAAAGTACTCTGAACCAGGCAacgtgaaaaaaattataaaaatgtagcaAGCGAAAGAAGTGTTATAATCAACcttggcaatccatagtctgcCTACCCACCCTTAGGGAAAATAGACGTAATACTATATATGTACCTAATGTCGAATGATATGATTCCGGAAAATCACAATCGATACTATCAGATTGGACTAAACATGAAAATGGAACTTGAAATCTTAATCGATTTAATTCAGGTATCGATAAAGAATGATCCGATACCCGGAAAGTACACTCGATACTGACCGATTaggttttagaataaaaaaaaactaactcgAATCCTTTGCCGTTGCACGTTAGGATGTAGCTTTATAAACATCACggacaaatattttgataagaatttataataaatcttgaTGGATAACTTCGGTGAGGTCAAAAAATGTTGACCTCACCGAACCTTCGAAcgtatctgacattcttagcaAAGGCCAAGTCAAAAGTACTCTGAACCAGGCAACgtgaaaaaatttataaaaatgtaggaaGCGTAAGAAGTGTCATAATCGAccgtggcaatccatagtctgcCTACCCTCAGGGAATATAGGcgtgatactatatatatacctaatatagaATGATTAGGAGTCCGTAAAAGCCCAATCGATACTATCCGATTGGACTAAACAAGCAAATTGAACTTGAAATCTTAAAAGATTTAATTCAGGTATCGATAATGATCCGATACGTGGAAAGTACAATCGATACTGACGGATAGTCAGGGAAGGAAATGAAACTTTACTTAATCAGTGTCATTTGGACATTGGATATCACGATCGGAATCCGAATGATTATAATGGAAACCAGCCGTTTCAACCAAGTAACAAAACGGAACTAGATTGTTCATCGATTTAATTCGGGAATCaatatgaaatgatttaatTCCGGAATAGTACAATCGAATTGGTGGAACGAAATAAGCATATGGAACTTGTAATCGATATCACGATCCGAATGATTACAATCGAtactaaaaatgtataaatggaATAATATCTTGAAAATGGGGAAATTGAATGCTATTCTGAAAATAAcctaaaagaaacatttttctttaattttaaactgtcATAGACAATTCAAAAGCTCTtgtaaaaacctatttcaataaGAAAGCTTTTAGACATATCCAAACAATTTTAGGTACCATATCGAAATTCGATGCGGATGTCTTAAAACTAGGTAATAAGTGAGTTTGAagtcgaaatattttattcgatattatctaaaaatatcGGTAATAgcttactatcaattataatcaaaccATCTCGATATAAACCGGATCGATTGTGACAAAAACAACACATATATAGCGTTGCGCTGAAATTTTATTCTCCTTGGACGATTTTAatcatcgtcgattattaattttGTCAAAACCCGCCACAATGGCTCACTTAAGTCGAGCTtcaggatcagtctgtgtatatccggttctaccaggccggcataattgtgtcgactgccgaggggtaatcatctctcgtcagtcgacattctttaaGACCCCaatacacttaccatcaggcgcagtggggACACTACGCCGggccataataaaaaaaaaaaaaaaaaaattatcgaataAAAAACCGCTTTTGGACATCTCCTTTAATTGCCACTTTTCCTTAAGGACGAGAGGCCCCTGACATATACCGGACCCCTAAGCGATTGCCTAATTTCCCTTAAGGCTACTTCCATCTTCCCAACGTAGCCTAGGCTCTACTAGTTGAATCAAATCATATTAATTCACATTAAGTCggctatatattataaaactgcgTTTACTGAAGCTATCACAAATGATCTTACCGGGACGCGGTTCCGACGTCAAATACAGACGGTCTACTTCTAAAAACGAATGTCTaaacgtcggtccgaaacgaagcaacgacgaacttcggatttaactctactaccaaattacttcggatctgTCACCATTCTGTAGCTTACCATAGTTGTAAGATCAACtccacgtattttttttttttgaaaaagcaTCAGCATAGCTCTCTCCATAGTCCAGAGAGCTATGTTGGGTATTTCTCTTCGGGATATGGTACACAATACCGAGATCCGCAAGAGAACCAGTCTTCGAGACGTAGCCGAAGTCATCGCTCGAAGGAAGTGGAAATGGGCAGGCCAGGTAAGCCGCACATTAGATGGCTATGGGGGAGGAAGGTGCTAGAATGGTGGCCAAGAACTGGGCTCAAGAACGTGGGGACGCAGCCGcgaagatggaccgacgacaTCATTCGGACGGCCGGGAAAGACTGGATGCGGAAAGCCCAAGACCGCGCTAGTTAGCGAAATATGGAAGAGGCCTTTACTCAGCATTGGGTAGatgaaggctgaagaagaagtaGATCTTTATCCTCGCAGACGGTTTTAAAAAAGGATGGGGAAACCCTATAAATTactccatgtctgaaatattgcgatgaacagatcggatccgtaacacttcgtagtaacaaaacgtgcgatccgtcatccgaaactacggatttcgtttttcgaagtagaccctctatAACATCCGCACCTATATGTCGAGCATCTTTATTATTACATTCGTGTTCTCGATATTCTATACCACTGATACCGTGGTCCAGGACCCTCAGGGTACCACGGGAGAATTAACGAGAGTCAACAGACCGAAAAGTAGAAGTCCACAATTCGTaaggggtccacgaaaattcaTCTGGTTTGAtggtaaagtactaaaatgttggctgaCTTCACCTATgaaggcagataatattgaatGGGGTCGTAAGGTGACTTCAACATAAACCCCACAATGTCTGAGCGATAGTTGTAATGCATTTTCTctgtaaaaattaaaagtgcACCGCAACCAACAAAAGTTGGAaagggtctatgagaaaaaaaaaaatgagaaccTCTCTTCTATTCAGttcgaataacttattgtaatgttattttcaaaatagggAACCTCTCCATACAGTTCGAGTAACTTTAATGTGCTATTTTCAAATTGAGTATGTGggttcatttagtaacgcaatgtcaaaatgatatatttagTATCTATACAATATGTGAGACACGTAATCTACTGAAAAACTTTAGTTTAAACTATTGATGCAGGTTTTCTTATCTACTGAAGAACCTCTAAGATTATTTATAtaggttttctttttatatcattCTACTATCAGATTGCAATGTACAGtagtagaaaatattatagatgGTTTATAAATCAAGCCGTGAAATCTTATCGATACAGTTATCGATGCTTAAAGTCCATCGATTTGTCGATCGATCACTTAAACACTAAGTTTGACCATATGTCTAATTTAACgatgttttaatacaaaacttaTAACCTAATTGTAATGTTTGTAACATAACTTTCACTGATACCGATTGaacgataattattataaatatcgatGTTAAAAGTCGATATAACGTGGAGACTATCggtttgtttataaaaagcATATCAGTATTGTGTCAAGATgtcatttgaaatttaaatctaTAGGTAACATGAAAGAAATAAACGTTCATTACACACAAGAAAAAACATATCGATATTCTCCATATACAACTACAATACTTATACATTTCTATCGATCTTGAACATCGATATTTCTAATATAACGTACAGCCGATTACTATAAACGACCCCAATCACTATCTGCGAACCGATgcgaatatataaaaaaaaaaaaatattgaaattgtcAATTCGCAGTCagcaatagtatttttttatcgatttcgAACACcgaatattttatcgatatagCCCATTATCGCTTTCAATCACCGATACTAGTACGGCTAAAccaatgttaaaaatacaaatgaatccAATTCAATCGACattaaatatcgatataagCATGACTTAATCAAAAATCGCTATGAGTACTTATTCGatattaaatatcgatattacGACAACCGATCTCAAACATCATCAATACCGTGGTAATCGAGAGGGCGTCAGAAAGCGGTTCTTTATTACTTGTTTAACTATACTATCTTATCGTTCctactgctgtttatcaaacaagaaaatgcatCCCTAATTTACATAGAAGTATTTATTCTACCTAGATAGGAAGATCGTTTACCGTACATTccaaatctatataaataaaaattaaccgtaatgtttgtacgcgcataaCTTCCAAACGACTGCACCGAATTCGATAAATCTTTCTTTAATGTGTTCGTTAGTGTTAAGGAAAggtttgtaatatataaaaaaatagcaaatatttaaaaatatcaaaaagttGTCCTCATTGTCCTCTCAATTATAACGGCTAAGAAGTTCatcgatttttttatcgataggGATTTTTTAGCGATATcgattttttatcgatatgcTTCTCGAATCTACTCCCATCCCATCATGGCCTGGATCAATTCCTTAGCCTCCACGGAGTACATTCCGTCGTCGAGTTTGGTGCACTTGGTGACGCGCAGCTGTCCGCGGCCTTGCTCGTCGACTCTCATGTGCTGCCGCGCTTTGGCCAGCATGTCTGGCGTGGGACGTGACGGGAAATCtggaacaaattatttatataaggggtagacagaggcttTAAGACAATGTgggctcattctgcgtagatcggaccaacagcaaaaaaaaatttaaattgttaattgtaaaatgtaggtagatattgtaacttcaaCTTTACGGATGACCAACACTTTAGTCCCTACtttgaccacgaaggctgcgtTTTTGAGACATCGGAAAGTATagaaaccgtgataaaatccgaaaacaagttttatttagattttcactggtaggtgtctcatatgtgagagttcgcctgggtaggtaccaccgcaatgtctatttctgccgccaagcagcagtgtgtagtcattgtcgtgttccggtttgaaggccattgtagccagtgtaactactaactactggacataataattaacatctcatgtctcagtatggcgagcgcagtggaataccaaacaatactttataattcaaggtgttggtgtttctgctgtttatggatcgtatcgcttaccatcaggcgaacggcaagctcgcctcgtcattcaaagcaaaaaaaaatttcactAGTTATTTAGTTCATTCATacctttgataaaaaaaaagcggcgatagcctagttgggtgtggaacgtactgccgagacgtatatccgcaggttcaaatcccaagggaatacacctctgacttttctaaaattatgtgtgtattctttgtgaatttatcgttcgctttaacggcgaaggaaaacatcgtgaggaaacctgcatacctgagaagttctgtacaggaatttcgagggtgtgtgaagtctaccaatccgcactacagcgtggttgactaaggcctattccctctcagtagtagaggaggcccgtgcccaacagcgagacagtatacaatacagtgctgatattaatgatttcttatgtttacgcgaatgttagacactgaaattaaactaattttcggattctatcgcggtgttagtattttattttctcccgacgtcccccccgtgaccatgaaggctgcaaagtcttcgaaacgtcgggagaaaataaaatactaacaccgcgatagaatccgaaaattagattaatttcagtgctgatattattattatttgatacctTTAATCTCCAGATGGCACGCGAGGGCCGGCAGTCCCTTCACGAACTCCGGCAGCATCTTCCTGAGCAGCTCGACGGGTACCACGCCCAGGTACCCCGTGTCGACATACAGGATGCGTGCCTTGCCGCCCCCGGGACCGTCCAACTGCTCCAGGAACACGGCGCGGTACCATTTCGAGTCTGTTGATTTTAATGTTACTGTAGcgttttttgctggtggtaggatatgtcttatatccacccggataacgaccgactttatttatttatttatttgaattaatggtgatgaaaaacatcgtgaggaatgcatacctgagaaattctctataggaattttcgaaggtgtgtgaagtctaccaacccgcactaggccagcgtggtggactaaggcctattccctctcagtagtagacgagacccgtgcccaacagtgggacagtatataatatagggctgatattattattattatttgaacagccaacaaaacatacaccttacatagtttttttaacaattcagtaagtaattgctgcagtgctttTAAAATTTCCGGATCGATTGTGACAAACAATCAAATATGTATAGCTTTGCGctcaaatttttaattttgtttgtcgATTATTAACTTTGTAAGTAATTTCACTTGACATGCCGAGGCCACACTATTGTCAAATCACATATTACCGCGACGAAGCGCATACgaaggtggtaggatatattttatatccgccgggatagcgaccatacacaaggtgttaaaacccgccatagtggcccttgtgtgtcgcgttcaggggtcagtctgtgtatacccagttccaacaggcataattgtgtcgactgccgaggggtaatcatctctcgtcagtcgatgttctattggacctcactccgctTTCCATCAGGCGCAGTAAGGCCATTTTgtcggataaaaaaaataatatgaaacaatTTTCTTGCGCGCTTGTGTTACTCGAAGCGACTATAGTTGCCTGGTGTAaacatgtattaaaaaatgtatgtcatccAAAACCTAACAAaggaaaagaattttcaaaatcatgcaacaataaataagttatatagcTTTAGTTTGGTAGAATGTGTAGCTGTCGAAAaaaatagcaaactgtgacctcaccggccataacgctgcgtaaGTGAGAAAGAGAGCGCGATAACGAGTCTAACATtgatttttaaccaacttcaaaaaaaggacaTACACAATTCGATTGAGAtttattaacccatttaccatcggaatgttagccggctaacatgacagctacacaacattacgcgtgtcacgggaatataaccttattatttatccAGATGGTAAATGGGTTCATAATGTGTTTGTCTTCTGTAGCTGTcgtctaatatattatgatcgAAGCCGTTTGTTTGGGGCTCTTAAGATAGCAGCCCTCGCTGCCCCATCTCAAAAATCGATCCTGTGTAAATATAAATGCGGTGTAGCGCACGTCCCTATTCCTCGCACGCCACCCCTGCCCCCGCGGCGGCGCCCGGGACGACTCGCGCAGCGTGCCCGCGCCTGTGTAGTGCGGCCCCAGTCACCATCGAAGCGAGGCGCGTTCCGCCGTCTTGTACGGCGCGAGTTTTGTATTAGATATAAGTATTTGTACCAAATTAACGTCCTTTGTACTGTACCGCCATAAAAGTGTAATGTTACACagttcttttatttatagtacCTACCGCtatagtacatatattatgtacttactcGGTGGACATTTCGCTATGCAAAGCTCCTCGACTTTCGGCAAGTACGGTTGGCGACCAAGTTCGCTGTTGCAGTATTCAGCcatctaaaacataaaataattgttatatggTAGGATTTTTAGCAGTCAAACTATTGCGTAGTATTGAATTAtattggtttttttattgctttgaatgacgagacgagcttgccgttcgcctgttggtaagcgatacgatccataaacagtagaaacataaattttaaataggcgCCGAATCCAAAATTGATGTTCgcgtctatagaatatacgtcaatgctcatatacagggtcattttaacattgcgttactaaatgaaaccacatactcgtcttcacctttgctgacattgtgtcgAAAATCagccattaatatttttaccaaatatcctggttttagtattgaatttttttgatcattttgtagtttattgcgaatatttcgtgtgcgtgggtgtatttctgactcaAAGTATGATGCCGCTGCGACGGATTCTCTTAgcgtagtagtagtggcattagagcgcgtaaaaataaaatcaattttgaaaaatatttaattttgttcgaaacttacactattttattaaacatctacggctcaagtaacctattgtaaagtgttatttccaagtagataagtatgtggtttcatttagtaacgcaatattaaaatgactCTGTAATAAATTCGCTTCAACTCACCATGCTCGCGAGGTGCGTGAACACGTACTGCGCGTGCGCAAGTCCCTCCTGACACGCCGACACGCTGC is a genomic window containing:
- the LOC115453402 gene encoding uncharacterized protein LOC115453402, encoding MDKQNKRYEQRKAGRVIKDNGDTKKLIGKVNCDKSFPPDRGDSNQRTIQKNDKKKEDKHDTVGAPCSRKPEKREAKILDAKDKKVIREKYTLRLRSLNHVNSELSKNEINASKQVDYKNVEKIKKPLNTETETPKVKESYSNNSKNSGKSEKPEYDTRRKPVIKTIMSKNDTMRIFKAVTFVDQKKKPMTPLKINIPNDISKKPKPIETFKPKVKATVSRVSVKEKPVMKKTGKCRRMRRHVTSPDMSVTRRVRSPPTEVAKWAPTSINHHTKPYYEAWVDTTLTAFSKNNKDQQFLDKQAIIRSFKRAFEDRPLSPELMYEKLSDEKFTGRIKVRLR